In one Kluyveromyces marxianus DMKU3-1042 DNA, complete genome, chromosome 4 genomic region, the following are encoded:
- the DLD1 gene encoding FAD-binding oxidoreductase has protein sequence MYRSKLVSVLAKRPSVSKSFIRLSTRRLSQKSSKRIESYGFVGTLLFGIGSGLVASDYVLGDSRKQVFPLKSTTPLQSLEPPKYGSEEDLQHCIREITAVIGNDNVKNSDVEIKHHTDNGFNPTKPLPHQKPKWVVYASSTEDVSAIMKIVNKYNIPVVPFSGGTSLEGHTYSTRPGIMLNTSKMNKILSVHDKDLDAVLQGGVGWQQLNEYLSSVPEYKNLMLGCDCGPGAHVCGMVNTNASGIGATRYGSMGSNIISITVVLADGTVIKTKKRPRKSSAGYNLTGLFVGSEGTLGIVTEVTVKLQVKPPYETVAVVQFPTLKDSTNTVAALFQKGIQLNAVELLDSSMMKCINYSNLVRKKYDNVPTLFFKIAGLNKTVVNEYVKEVKKVSYDNHCTKFEFAKDEKEAEDLFSTRKNALYLMLDYAYNEIHEDAKMWITDCAVPLSNLAATLEELDAITATYPLSHMTLGHVGDGNIHYDIFYKPDQYEICKQLVSKINEVTLKYEGTCSGEHGIGSGKRAFLQQELGVDAIDLMRKLKLALDPKRLLNPDKVFKIDPLDPSNE, from the coding sequence ATGTACAGATCAAAGCTAGTAAGCGTCTTAGCGAAAAGACCGAGCGTTTCGAAATCTTTTATACGTTTGAGCACAAGAAGACTAAGTCAAAAGAGTTCGAAACGTATAGAGTCGTACGGTTTTGTAGGCACTCTGCTGTTTGGGATTGGCTCAGGCTTAGTTGCGTCCGATTATGTACTGGGAGATTCAAGGAAACAAGTTTTCCCTTTAAAATCTACCACACCGTTACAGAGTTTAGAACCGCCAAAGTATGGTTCAGAAGAGGATTTACAACACTGCATCAGAGAAATTACGGCTGTGATTGGCAATGATAATGTTAAGAACTCAGATGTTGAAATCAAACATCATACGGACAATGGGTTTAATCCAACGAAACCTTTGCCTCACCAGAAGCCAAAATGGGTTGTGTACGCTTCTTCGACAGAAGATGTAAGTGCTATCATGAAGATCGTCAACAAGTACAATATTCCAGTAGTACCCTTCTCTGGAGGGACTTCGTTAGAGGGACATACGTATTCTACCAGACCAGGCATCATGCTTAACACATCGAAAATGAACAAAATTCTGAGTGTGCATGACAAAGACTTGGACGCCGTGTTACAAGGCGGTGTTGGATGGCAGCAATTAAACGAATACCTTTCCAGTGTACCAGAATATAAAAATCTCATGCTTGGTTGTGATTGTGGCCCCGGTGCCCATGTCTGCGGAATGGTAAACACTAATGCGTCGGGTATTGGAGCAACCAGATACGGTTCAATGGGATCgaatataatatcaatCACTGTAGTATTGGCAGATGGAACTGTCATaaagacaaagaaaagaccTCGTAAATCAAGTGCCGGTTACAATTTAACTGGCTTGTTTGTAGGAAGCGAAGGAACACTAGGTATTGTTACCGAGGTAACAGTAAAACTTCAAGTTAAACCCCCATATGAGACTGTGGCTGTAGTCCAGTTCCCAACCTTGAAAGACTCAACTAATACTGTCGCAGCGTTATTCCAAAAAGGTATTCAATTGAATGCTGTAGAGTTGTTGGATTCAAGCATGATGAAATGTATTAATTATAGTAATCTTGttagaaagaaatatgaCAACGTTCCTACATTGTTTTTCAAGATTGCCGGTTTAAACAAGACAGTAGTTAATGAGTATGTCAAGGAAGTAAAAAAGGTTTCTTACGATAATCACTGCACTAAATTCGAGTTTGCCAAGGATGAAAAAGAGGCGGAAGACTTATTTTCCACGAGAAAAAATGCACTCTATTTAATGCTAGATTATGCGTACAATGAGATCCATGAAGATGCCAAAATGTGGATTACAGATTGTGCTGTACCTTTGTCAAACCTTGCAGCTACTCTAGAGGAATTGGACGCAATTACTGCAACTTATCCATTATCGCACATGACTCTAGGTCATGTCGGAGACGGTAATATCCACTACGACATTTTTTACAAACCAGATCAGTACGAGATTTGCAAGCAACTAGTTAGTAAAATTAATGAAGTAACCCTAAAATATGAGGGAACATGTTCCGGGGAACACGGAATTGGCAGTGGTAAGAGAGCATTCTTACAACAAGAATTGGGCGTGGATGCCATTGACTTAATGCGCAAGTTGAAACTGGCACTTGATCCAAAAAGGTTATTAAACCCTGAtaaagttttcaaaattgaTCCTTTGGATCCTAGTAATGAGTAA
- a CDS encoding putative hydrolase: protein MSVEEIEVSPAAKSDSGILLLREGGSLGIGDVNRFKILIDKEKLTTSGVEVIDDTVYLRIKNLESGFLRPVWMTGPYSIYVDVVPHNFDERKSFEGEKIQFLADLKPDETFKAVLNLNNNSKIGSTSQYCWTIDLVAQFTVVTNANLPYSLVIATTYDTCKRELKHHQNDSITDFNGFSYTKIDAEALWNLPPRFPQKPVHLVIITHGIFSSVGGDMLCLKDTIERAAKEAPENDENNIIVRGFTGNVGGSYKGVRKLGFKLGKFVIETIDKLKKEYELTRISFIGHSLGGLVQSMAIHYISVERPDIFDEINGLIPTNFIAAASPFLGVIGDLPKYVSIALDIGALGQTGRDLTLQRTYFLPSRGIVNSHESHDRIKGKPLLELLPKEPALKIFQRFKRRTLYANAAFDGIVPLRTAAMLYLDWKGLSEVQNIRNKHDSNIHHNISNDSYNQSTGEIPEVAADKSSIIQWLLPQSVIKKEKYKPYLRTQTFNLSDSEGKESSNESFVDFKPPKKPNTIRAAASTIIAPLPTELYITNPDSRKDRIVHDKVYSPRELPDIHYKHGKFVKKIVYPNYSIHMKEERIARLWQDTMEWRKVLVELQPDSHNNIIVRRRFVNSFGWVAINHLADEHFGQV, encoded by the coding sequence ATGTCTGtagaagaaatagaagtaAGTCCGGCAGCGAAATCAGACAGTGGTATACTTCTTTTAAGGGAAGGTGGTAGTCTTGGCATTGGTGATGTTAATCGATTCAAGATCCTAATTGACAAGGAGAAATTAACTACCAGTGGTGTGGAAGTTATAGATGATACTGTGTATTTAAGAATCAAGAATTTAGAAAGTGGGTTTCTGAGGCCGGTGTGGATGACAGGACCCTACTCCATATACGTCGATGTAGTGCCGCACAATTTTGATGAGAGAAAAAGCTTTGAAGGAGAGAAAATTCAGTTCCTTGCAGATTTAAAGCCAGATGAAACATTCAAGGCCGTCTTAAATCTTAATAATAACTCTAAAATTGGTTCAACATCTCAATATTGCTGGACAATTGACTTAGTTGCGCAGTTTACTGTTGTTACTAATGCGAATCTTCCCTATTCTTTGGTAATAGCTACCACCTATGATACATGCAAACGAGAACTGAAACATCATCAAAATGATTCAATTACCGATTTCAATGGATTTTCCTATACTAAAATTGATGCAGAAGCTCTATGGAATCTACCACCGCGGTTTCCACAAAAACCGGTGCATCTAGTGATCATCACTCATGGTATCTTCTCATCAGTCGGAGGTGATATGCTATGTCTAAAGGATACTATTGAACGTGCCGCAAAAGAAGCACCTGAAAACGATGAGAACAATATAATTGTCCGAGGGTTTACTGGAAATGTCGGTGGCTCTTACAAAGGTGTGAGGAAACTGGGATTCAAACTCGGTAAGTTCGTTATCGAGACTATCGATAAGTTGAAAAAGGAATATGAATTAACTAGGATTTCTTTTATTGGTCATTCCCTAGGTGGTTTAGTTCAATCTATGGCTATTCACTACATTTCTGTAGAAAGACCAGATATATTCGATGAAATAAACGGATTGATACCAACTAATTTCATTGCAGCCGCTAGTCCCTTTCTTGGTGTTATTGGAGATCTGCCCAAATATGTTTCAATTGCTCTTGACATTGGCGCCTTGGGACAAACTGGTAGGGATCTCACTTTACAGCGTACCTATTTTTTGCCTTCCAGAGGTATAGTTAATAGCCATGAATCCCATGATAGAATAAAAGGTAAACCTTTATTGGAACTATTACCAAAAGAACCTGCCCTCAAAATTTTCCAAAggttcaaaagaagaacgtTATACGCAAATGCCGCATTTGATGGGATTGTCCCTCTAAGAACGGCAGCAATGCTCTATTTAGATTGGAAAGGATTAAGTGAAGTGCAAAATATCCGGAATAAACATGATTCTAACATACATCATAATATTTCGAATGATAGTTATAATCAATCTACGGGTGAAATTCCTGAGGTTGCGGCTGATAAGTCATCGATAATTCAATGGTTGCTACCACAGTCTgtaataaagaaagaaaaatacaagcCATACTTGCGAACGCAAACTTTCAATCTTAGTGATTCAGAAGGTAAGGAGTCCAGTAACGAGTCATTTGTTGATTTTAAACCACCAAAAAAACCCAATACAATTCGTGCAGCGGCAAGTACTATCATAGCACCACTGCCTACAGAACTTTATATAACTAATCCAGACTCGCGAAAAGACAGAATTGTACATGACAAAGTGTATTCGCCACGGGAATTGCCAGATATACATTATAAACACGGGAAGTTTGTTAAAAAGATTGTATATCCGAATTATTCTATTCACatgaaggaagaaagaatagcGAGATTATGGCAAGACACAATGGAATGGAGAAAAGTTTTGGTTGAATTGCAACCCGATTCtcataataatatcatTGTTCGAAGAAGATTTGTGAATTCCTTCGGATGGGTTGCTATTAATCATCTAGCGGATGAACATTTCGGGCAGGTGTAG
- the SSN2 gene encoding Ssn2p, with the protein MKETVGEACRLEDIITNIYRLERVSQINYQQYVPSKTDNQWSIQAELYLRRKNPRVLAALFSRELWCFSINDDPLPELDFKVGNESDVPQPERKGHFTPEFSKPNLPTPYAIFMKALRRTVYVNLTLSSNKGIIPFGNSCIFQEDYTSATKLLHFDPHLFENGDLTVAICSKDLGLAKLKPETLSTDSAVYLAPSGIRVYLPSCDLKKCYVPPPKNATMFLKTLYISHGINLTNEEDLKWVKLIPNASHLNGFTPTISHYLDQPKGTNYVVWPASLCFVQKASDSKSSPYSLVSNSPKFELDDCFDMVDGFIQLKLTSAYRTPGASAGMGTVTGHNPMSTGGVFTDQFQGFNKHSENVGNNVPSTGDNSKGSPDLSNDPNKTPGKEMKSQRQPFSADGYGSAGFITTPIINENITPTVDDLIMETPSVKPQNDLWNEKKDIVNVNTSQESRDPYPPSANAAKVEENNETLHNPNYGNQNTDDVELPPDNDDFDKDLFGEDSDEDVSEKSNNESLASVKEITDEMFDMADNDMDVEVSSTFSATSENQHPSIDSSETTDKKTRTKRTYLDIPVDDITIETTPSLYEDPGAPLPIETPKDRKKSIYAPLNFNPIFESNVDNKYKNGGKFSFNPNSNDEPLQFGISTSNVSSSEDEDSDFSPSENNNGFSASRILPYDSRDNEIPILEPPSYEPLSKDTLPDLINPPSASKDESVVSSYNMMGPVLDKSMKSNLEAIWKPSSLNKVEKPQLSNVQNNENNIEENSPITSNPTVFYEGTPFPRQDSPYSNLKQKNISSNTVPSGDVEQKADQILQNSEQDHTESSRILPYLLRHMPLFSLPDIFLSQNPTLPSGKDLDDVLDILTDQIVFNNRLFFDDHKDDFKYKGIKECSGGIISDTMKSLFSNFSKLHGNEIIEEIFYMPEPSVFVKKADNTIKIRSSSSYFSEYLSLKPNRGVKNFRALVLTTEAKNDCMSFVSQMSQTYSNHELGFCELTKLTNEDDKGLVYLKNFNQDTLLLLSAQIVSFCSTTLSNVKNVPLLIFLPINKLSLSECISMILKFHVIRKEVKSKLPKADILLNLVDFDFLKNPLTPSGAYTSLCMSIYNCLPPKGTKVTTLTNDLPKDIKFRTLNNTSLSIHYDNYIHLAYLRSIDREWLSAAWSDTEGVESFVRTWYVGNSRTRFEEVCNEMWKITLQLASKKFGNVCLVLTRLDSVLPDDELIHWRRLSVATKDLHLAVVCVGDNTKLSLFDEDKTYPTFKNLFRSNGNNDLETTGNIDNYEIVNIDEEVHGVMFSNPLQLANSQHRCAIKSGALIRFAKSEGDSFIDKFEVNLLNCPHADSSTLLKEILKQYRNLAGLNSWFGVSRGKDNYIPWHVVAVKNVMDSIVHVKSSFEKETYIID; encoded by the coding sequence ATGAAGGAAACAGTCGGAGAAGCATGTCGCTTGGAAGACATCATAACGAATATATACAGGCTAGAAAGAGTGAGCCAGATCAACTATCAGCAATACGTCCCCAGCAAAACAGATAACCAATGGTCCATTCAAGCAGAATTGTACTtaagaagaaagaaccCTCGAGTATTAGCAGCTTTATTTTCCAGAGAGTTATGGTGTTTCAGTATTAACGATGATCCTTTGCCTGAATTGGACTTTAAAGTTGGGAATGAGTCGGATGTACCACAGCCTGAAAGAAAGGGTCACTTTACGCCAGAGTTCTCGAAGCCAAACCTACCAACACCTTATGCTATTTTCATGAAGGCTCTACGACGCACAGTCTACGTGAACTTAACgctttcatcaaataaGGGCATTATTCCCTTTGGAAATTCATGCatatttcaagaagattATACCTCAGCAACCAAGCTACTTCATTTTGACCCACATCTCTTCGAAAATGGGGATCTAACTGTGGCAATATGCTCTAAAGACTTGGGCCTTGCAAAGTTGAAGCCAGAAACTCTTAGTACGGATTCCGCAGTGTACTTGGCGCCTTCTGGTATAAGAGTTTATCTACCGTCCTGTGATCTCAAAAAGTGTTATGTACCTCCTCCGAAGAATGCAACAATGTTTCTAAAGACTCTTTATATTTCGCACGGAATTAACTTaacaaatgaagaagatttaaAATGGGTTAAACTGATACCAAATGCAAGTCATTTGAATGGATTTACGCCTACCATCTCACATTATCTAGACCAACCAAAAGGCACAAACTATGTTGTCTGGCCCGCTAGTCTGTGTTTTGTGCAAAAAGCTTCAGATTCAAAGTCTTCCCCATACTCTTTAGTCTCAAATTCTCCAAAATTTGAACTAGATGATTGTTTCGATATGGTCGATGGTTTCATTCAATTAAAACTCACTTCAGCATATAGAACACCAGGAGCTTCTGCAGGCATGGGCACTGTTACAGGGCATAATCCAATGAGTACTGGTGGGGTATTTACTGACCAATTTCAGGGTTTTAATAAACACTCTGAAAATGTGGGAAATAATGTCCCTTCGACAGGAGACAACAGCAAAGGTTCACCAGATTTGTCAAACGATCCAAACAAAACACCAGGAAAGGAAATGAAAAGCCAAAGACAACCGTTTTCTGCTGATGGTTACGGAAGTGCCGGGTTTATTACTACGCCTATTATTAACGAGAATATCACTCCTACCGTGGATGATTTAATTATGGAAACCCCTTCCGTAAAACCACAGAATGATCTTTGGAATGAGAAAAAGGATATAGTAAATGTAAACACTAGCCAAGAATCGAGAGATCCCTATCCTCCAAGTGCTAATGCTGCTAAAGTGGaggaaaataatgaaaCGTTACACAACCCAAATTATGGTAATCAAAATACCGATGATGTGGAACTACCGCCAGACAATGATGACTTTGATAAAGACTTATTCGGAGAAGATAGCGATGAAGATGTCAGCGAAAAAAGTAATAATGAAAGCCTCGCTTCAGTAAAAGAGATTACAGACGAAATGTTCGATATGGCTGATAATGACATGGATGTGGAGGTTTCTTCCACATTCTCGGCAACATCAGAGAATCAACATCCCTCCATAGATTCTTCAGAAACCACCGACAAGAAAACGAGAACTAAACGCACATATTTAGACATCCCAGTTGATGATATTACTATAGAAACGACACCAAGTCTATATGAAGACCCCGGTGCCCCTCTACCCATTGAAACTCCAAAGgatagaaagaaaagcatATATGCTCCATTAAACTTCAACCCAATATTTGAAAGTAATGTCGATAACAAGTATAAGAATGGTGGTAAGTTTTCCTTCAATCCAAACTCGAATGACGAGCCGCTTCAATTTGGCATTAGTACAAGTAATGTTTCGAGTTCCGAAGACGAAGACAGCGATTTTAGTCCATCcgaaaataataatggatTTTCagcttcaagaattttACCATATGATTCCAGGGATAATGAAATACCGATTCTTGAACCACCTTCCTATGAACCTTTGTCAAAGGATACTTTACCTGATTTAATTAACCCGCCATCTGCTTCTAAGGATGAATCAGTGGTATCTTCTTACAATATGATGGGTCCGGTACTGGATAAGTCaatgaaatcaaatttGGAAGCTATTTGGAAACCGTCCTCGTTAAATAAAGTGGAGAAACCTCAGTTATCCAACGTTCAAAATAACGAAaacaatattgaagaaaactcCCCAATAACATCGAATCCTACAGTTTTCTACGAAGGCACCCCATTTCCGCGCCAAGATTCACCATATTCAAATTTAAAGCAAAAGAACATTTCGAGCAATACTGTACCCTCCGGAGACGTCGAGCAAAAAGCCGATCAAATATTACAAAATTCAGAACAGGATCATACGGAATCATCAAGAATTTTGCCTTACCTTTTAAGACACATGCCATTATTCTCGTTACCAGATATTTTCTTATCACAAAATCCGACCTTACCGTCTGGCAAAGATCTTGACGACGTACTTGATATTCTAACAGACCAGATAGTGTTCAACAATAGGttattctttgatgatCATAAGGATGATTTTAAATATAAAGGCATCAAAGAATGTTCTGGTGGAATTATTAGTGACACTATGAAATCCCTGTTTTCTAATTTCTCAAAACTTCATGGGAACGAAATCATCGAAGAGATTTTCTATATGCCTGAACCGTCAGTTTTTGTTAAAAAGGCTGATAATACGATAAAAATTAGAAGTTCTTCGAGTTATTTTTCGGAGTACTTAAGTCTAAAGCCTAACCGTGGTGTTAAAAACTTTAGAGCATTGGTATTAACAACAGAAGCAAAAAATGACTGTATGTCGTTTGTTTCACAAATGTCCCAAACTTACTCAAATCATGAATTAGGCTTTTGTGAGTTAACCAAGCTAACAAACGAGGATGATAAGGGACTCGtttatttgaagaactttaaCCAAGACACACTTTTACTTCTTTCTGCCCAAATAGTTTCTTTCTGCTCCACTACACTGTCGAATGTTAAAAATGTGCCTTTACTTATATTCTTACCTATTAATAAACTTTCTTTATCCGAGTGCATATCGATGATTCTAAAGTTCCATGTCATtagaaaagaagttaaaTCGAAGTTGCCCAAAGCAGATATTTTATTGAATTTagttgattttgatttcctaAAGAATCCATTAACTCCGTCTGGTGCTTACACTTCCTTGTGCATGTCAATATACAACTGCCTACCACCTAAAGGTACCAAAGTAACTACTCTCACAAATGACCTTCCAAAAGATATCAAGTTTAGAACCCTTAACAATACATCATTGTCCATTCATTATGACAACTACATTCACTTAGCGTATCTAAGAAGTATTGATCGTGAATGGTTGAGTGCTGCATGGTCAGATACTGAGGGTGTAGAAAGTTTCGTAAGAACATGGTACGTTGGTAATTCTAGAACCCGTTTTGAAGAAGTGTGTAATGAAATGTGGAAAATTACTCTTCAGTTAGCCTCTAaaaaatttggaaatgTTTGTTTGGTGCTAACTCGTCTAGACAGTGTACTACCAGATGATGAATTAATCCATTGGAGACGGCTATCAGTTGCAACTAAAGATCTTCATCTTGCTGTCGTGTGTGTAGGAGATAACACCAAATTATCtttatttgatgaagacaAAACATATCCTACTTTTAAGAATTTATTCAGGTCCAATGGAAATAACGACCTTGAAACTACAGGAAATATCGACAATTATGAAATTGTTAATATTGATGAGGAAGTACATGGTGTCATGTTCAGCAACCCTCTACAACTTGCAAATTCTCAGCATAGATGTGCCATAAAGAGCGGTGCCCTAATTCGTTTTGCAAAGAGCGAGGGCGATAGTTTCATTGATAAATTTGAGGTCAACCTTCTAAACTGCCCTCACGCCGATAGCTCAACtcttttgaaagagattttGAAGCAGTATAGAAACTTAGCAGGACTTAATTCATGGTTTGGTGTATCTCGCGGTAAAGATAACTACATTCCATGGCACGTTGTCGCTGTAAAGAATGTCATGGATTCAATTGTTCACGTCAAAAGCTCATTTGAGAAGGAAACCTATATAATCGATTGA
- the APT1 gene encoding adenine phosphoribosyltransferase APT1 — protein MELRGALHQYPNFPQEGILFEDFLPIFREPQLFRKLVEAFKMHLQEKFPNKKIDYIIGLESRGFLFGPSLALAIDAGFVPVRKQGKLPGKIASATYVKEYGEDVFEIQEESIPEGSNVVIVDDIIATGGSAKAAGELALRLKANLLEFLFVMELDFLKGTSKLQAPSFTLLKGQEEALSK, from the coding sequence ATGGAGTTGAGAGGTGCTTTGCACCAATACCCAAACTTCCCTCAAGAGGGTATCCTATTCGAGGACTTCTTGCCTATCTTCAGGGAACCACAACTTTTCAGAAAGTTGGTTGAAGCTTTCAAGATGCACTTACAAGAAAAGTTCccaaacaagaagattgaTTATATTATTGGTCTTGAATCCCGTGGGTTTTTGTTCGGCCCTTCTCTAGCTTTGGCCATCGATGCTGGTTTTGTTCCAGTTAGAAAGCAAGGTAAGCTACCTGGTAAGATCGCTAGCGCTACTTATGTGAAGGAATATGGTGAGGATGTTTTCGAAATCCAAGAAGAGTCTATCCCCGAAGGTTCTAATGTTGTGATTGTCGATGATATCATCGCTACTGGTGGATCTGCCAAGGCAGCTGGTGAATTAGCTTTGAGACTGAAAGCCAATCTTTTGGAGTTCCTTTTCGTCATGGAGTTGGACTTTTTGAAAGGTACTTCAAAGCTTCAAGCTCCTTCTTTCACTTTGTTGAAGGGCCAAGAAGAGGCTCTTTCTAAATAG
- the NSE5 gene encoding Smc5-Smc6 complex subunit NSE5, with protein sequence MASTSREYVVEDKEAKRPAYYVEVTDKQISDFEIWNSLCANEGYEVVIYICEQYLNSGQIPVISSEIISVLFTLASVDEDVNRPLLRKADPLDHGRESLPARSLRLLDTLISHLVSFDHEKFDLYNLELLRCQFFYFIDGLIPNKGRSWICSPPEYNKSNKIIWPFTDSAFMSQSNVPLYASYINLIDDNRVVFKSMMINRLLSQNGSFWNTLSWTLSCFSTEENFVIRSFNERWLSIFDLLFDVYSLRQDYYMRYESSNLRTSPLFKVFWAVDHKYISKGLLEYLFVGCNEKESLYPIPPPPNEAVSGVEHVNHFTYNRSFKLSMSMKLRKKIIGLFLDLFPTLKNDINVDLPRKEDILDTLADTMYNDLKIEPFKHFMLSCYSNRKDNDDDRMFLPQLVERIINKAFINVNRQKQFAIVDNLHDIAKITSELVQLLKATNKYAAFNRSRSMKRREKIDFCIITVAKLMTTTHSIKKFQDYSSFLSTIKTFAHSSAGLNDLELFFYFK encoded by the coding sequence ATGGCTAGTACCAGTAGGGAGTATGTTGTTGAGGATAAGGAAGCAAAGCGCCCGGCTTATTATGTTGAAGTGACTGATAAGCAAATATctgattttgaaatatgGAACTCACTCTGTGCTAATGAAGGATATGAGGTGGTGATTTATATTTGTGAGCAATATCTCAATTCAGGTCAGATACCTGTAATATCCAGTGAGATTATATCTGTTCTATTTACGCTAGCAAGTGTTGACGAGGACGTTAATAGACCGTTGCTACGGAAAGCAGACCCGCTTGATCATGGCCGAGAATCCTTACCTGCACGTAGTTTGCGATTATTGGATACGCTCATCTCTCATTTAGTATCATTCGATCACGAGAAATTTGATCTTTACAATTTGGAACTACTAAGGTGtcagtttttttatttcatcgATGGTTTGATTCCGAATAAGGGCAGGTCGTGGATCTGTAGTCCACCAGAGTATAACAAATcgaataaaataatatggCCTTTTACGGATAGTGCGTTTATGTCTCAGTCAAACGTTCCCCTATATGCATCATACATCAATCTTATTGACGACAACAGAGTCGTTTTCAAAAGTATGATGATTAACCGTTTGCTATCGCAAAATGGTTCATTCTGGAACACTCTCAGCTGGACTCTTTCATGTTTCTCTACTGAGGAAAACTTCGTTATACGTAGCTTCAATGAGAGGTGGCTAAGCATTTTCGATCTTCTATTCGACGTATATTCACTACGACAAGATTACTACATGCGATATGAATCTTCGAACCTTCGAACATCTCCTCTATTTAAAGTTTTCTGGGCAGTGGATCATAAATATATTAGTAAAGGTCTTCTTGAGTATTTGTTTGTCGGATGtaatgaaaaggaaagtCTTTACCCGATTCCTCCTCCCCCTAATGAAGCTGTCTCGGGTGTTGAACACGTCAACCACTTCACATACAATAGAAGTTTCAAACTTTCCATGTCAATGAAactaagaaaaaaaataataggACTCTTTCTAGATCTGTTTCCCACCCTCAaaaatgatattaatgTCGATTtaccaagaaaagaggATATTCTTGATACGTTGGCTGATACAATGTATAACGATCTAAAAATCGAACCATTCAAACACTTCATGTTATCATGCTATAGCAATAGGAaagataatgatgatgataggATGTTTTTGCCACAACTTGTGGAGAGAATCATTAATAAGGCATTCATCAATGTCAACCGTCAAAAACAATTTGCTATAGTTGATAATCTTCATGACATAGCAAAAATTACATCAGAACTTGTCCAATTACTCAAAGCTACTAATAAATATGCAGCCTTCAATCGATCTCGATCTATGAAAAGGCGCGAGAAAATTGACTTCTGCATAATTACAGTTGCCAAACTTATGACAACGACTCATTCTATTAAAAAGTTCCAAGATTACTcgtcttttctttctacaATAAAGACATTTGCACATTCTTCAGCTGGTTTGAACGATTTGgaattgttcttttattttaaataG
- the ECM11 gene encoding Ecm11p yields the protein MIKKEPGISNAVSSWLEKPSQQVNQPKSENSRPPLKQKAENIQTDPVLSKGTDAKNQLLSQFMMITGNNANNAPQVKKEPGSYAPNESSPKSSSTIMHPAKHKIGKPIHTERIANSNKPKTTENSAAIVASAIQDSTQSNSPLAKFKIEEGAANKSVITNTPVHNKQETKSVNKSVGKSTEKPSNKVQNKLATKSVTNPPQNPGKYEKLIKRLNEKEDEENPDYYEEVFTHAEWKKECIDLAKCDMTEWIDKGQELLKEQQAIMSRMVLARIKLSHRFQVVTNIINERAELLAKQGNLMDAKLKKVQVLGKEILELL from the coding sequence ATGATTAAAAAGGAACCCGGTATTTCAAATGCCGTTTCTTCATGGTTAGAAAAGCCTTCTCAACAGGTTAATCAACCTAAATCTGAGAATAGCCGCCCACctttaaaacaaaaggcagaaaatattcaaacaGATCCAGTTCTTTCGAAAGGGACAGACGCTAAAAATCAGCTTCTCTCCCAATTTATGATGATCACCGGAAATAATGCTAATAATGCTCCCCAGGTGAAGAAGGAACCTGGTAGTTATGCTCCCAATGAATCATCGCCGAAATCTAGTTCAACTATAATGCACCCAGCTAAACATAAAATTGGGAAGCCCATCCACACGGAGAGAATTGCAAATAGCAATAAACCTAAAACTACTGAAAACTCTGCTGCTATTGTAGCCTCTGCAATCCAGGATTCGACGCAGAGTAATTCTCCGTTGGCTAAATTTAAGATTGAGGAGGGTGCGGCAAATAAAAGTGTCATCACAAATACTCCAGTTCATAACAAGCAAGAAACCAAGAGTGTCAATAAATCAGTAGGTAAGTCTACAGAGAAGCCATCCAATAAGGTCCAAAACAAACTGGCAACTAAATCTGTCACCAACCCTCCACAAAATCCAGGAAAATACGAGAAGTTGATCAAAAGACTCAACGAAAAGGAAGACGAAGAAAACCCTGACTACTATGAAGAAGTGTTCACTCACGCGGAATGGAAAAAGGAATGCATCGATCTGGCTAAATGTGATATGACTGAGTGGATTGACAAGGGCCAggaattgttgaaagaacaaCAGGCGATTATGTCTCGTATGGTTTTAGCAAGAATTAAACTTTCCCATCGGTTCCAAGTTGTTACCAACATCATAAATGAAAGAGCAGAGTTATTGGCGAAACAAGGTAATCTAATGGATGCTAAACTAAAGAAGGTTCAAGTCCTAGGAAAGGAAATCCTTGAGCTATTATAA